A window of the bacterium genome harbors these coding sequences:
- a CDS encoding VWA domain-containing protein, which translates to MKKVLVFNVVLGIAGIMSVAILAVSVLQSGAARPPVGDLNGDGVLTPQDALLVFNCYLGRVSCSAQADINQDGSVTPEDALCLFKKYLGQPSCLDGGGTPGGNGKAKVDDWQEEWTSNSSGGGYTPFFPAMYGIAAGGAMASSSSIGLSTGGAKDINNFRSNIKNGYLPIPSDVTYEGLFYDYYFDTGQQGECQKLFCPSYSMAVSRDIFSEKEDYYLSVGLNSGIEAGDFQRKKLNLVIVLDISGSMGSSFDSYYYDRFGVWHEIKESESVGKSKIRVATESIAALIDHLKDDDRFGMVCFDDRAYLSKPLRLVGETDMQAIKDHVMELTSRGGTNMSAGMKKGTELFNEYLDIDHSQYENRIIFLTDAMPNTEDTSETGLLGMAKKNANNKVYSTFIGIGVDFNTELVEYITKVRGANYYSVHSSAQFKEQMDENFDYMVTPLVFNLELRLEASGYEIAKVYGSPEANEATGEIMKVNTLFPSSKTEEGTRGGVVLLKLKKIANDAGIKLTVSYEDREGKTDRVSEEIVFGSQEQEFFANTGVRKAVLLSSYADLLKNWIIDERKSKARHEPVVPAVTYEKGIVIPIPCPCPTLLGEWERQSVNLTVSREYKQLFKEFAEHFKDEMKAIGDETLQQEVDVLEKLSLY; encoded by the coding sequence ATGAAAAAGGTATTAGTCTTCAATGTGGTTTTAGGAATCGCAGGAATAATGTCCGTGGCCATTCTGGCAGTTTCCGTCCTGCAATCCGGGGCAGCCCGGCCCCCCGTCGGTGACCTGAATGGAGATGGAGTATTGACTCCGCAGGACGCACTTTTGGTCTTTAACTGCTATCTTGGAAGAGTTTCCTGTTCTGCTCAGGCGGACATAAACCAGGATGGCAGTGTCACTCCCGAAGATGCCCTGTGTTTGTTCAAGAAGTACTTAGGGCAACCATCCTGCCTGGATGGAGGAGGAACACCAGGAGGGAACGGGAAGGCTAAAGTTGATGACTGGCAGGAAGAGTGGACATCAAACAGCTCTGGGGGGGGATACACTCCTTTCTTTCCTGCCATGTATGGCATCGCTGCCGGTGGAGCAATGGCTTCTTCTTCCTCCATCGGCCTTTCAACGGGTGGAGCAAAGGATATCAACAACTTCCGTTCGAATATCAAAAACGGCTATCTTCCCATTCCTAGCGATGTGACCTATGAAGGGCTGTTCTATGACTATTATTTCGACACTGGCCAGCAGGGTGAGTGCCAGAAGCTTTTTTGCCCTTCCTACAGCATGGCTGTCTCCCGGGATATCTTTTCTGAAAAGGAAGACTATTACCTGTCGGTTGGATTGAATTCGGGCATCGAGGCGGGTGATTTTCAGAGGAAGAAATTGAACCTGGTTATTGTTCTGGACATTTCAGGCTCGATGGGGTCGTCTTTTGACTCCTACTATTATGACCGGTTTGGCGTCTGGCATGAAATCAAGGAAAGTGAGAGCGTCGGGAAGAGCAAGATCCGGGTTGCTACCGAATCCATTGCTGCCCTTATTGATCATCTCAAGGATGATGACCGCTTCGGTATGGTTTGCTTTGACGATCGGGCTTATTTGTCCAAGCCATTGAGACTGGTTGGAGAAACGGACATGCAGGCCATCAAGGATCACGTTATGGAGCTTACCAGCCGTGGGGGGACGAATATGTCTGCCGGGATGAAAAAAGGGACTGAGCTTTTTAATGAATATCTGGACATAGATCACTCCCAATATGAAAACAGGATCATTTTTTTGACTGATGCCATGCCAAACACGGAGGACACCAGCGAAACAGGGCTCCTCGGTATGGCTAAAAAGAATGCCAATAACAAGGTATACAGCACCTTTATCGGCATCGGAGTCGATTTTAACACCGAGCTGGTGGAATATATAACCAAGGTGCGAGGCGCCAATTACTATTCCGTTCATTCCTCGGCTCAATTCAAGGAGCAGATGGATGAGAACTTCGATTATATGGTTACACCTCTGGTCTTCAATCTGGAGCTGCGCCTTGAGGCGTCAGGCTATGAGATTGCCAAGGTGTACGGGTCTCCTGAAGCCAACGAGGCAACCGGCGAGATCATGAAAGTCAATACCCTGTTTCCATCCAGCAAAACAGAAGAAGGAACCAGGGGCGGTGTCGTCCTGCTGAAACTCAAAAAGATAGCGAACGATGCCGGGATAAAGTTGACAGTATCGTATGAGGACAGAGAAGGAAAGACTGACCGTGTGAGCGAAGAGATAGTTTTTGGCAGTCAGGAGCAGGAATTTTTTGCCAACACGGGAGTGAGAAAGGCTGTCCTGCTTTCCAGCTATGCGGATCTGCTGAAAAACTGGATTATCGATGAGCGCAAAAGCAAGGCCCGCCATGAGCCGGTTGTACCTGCGGTTACCTATGAAAAGGGCATCGTCATTCCTATCCCCTGTCCCTGTCCAACCCTGCTGGGTGAATGGGAGCGCCAGTCGGTCAATCTCACGGTTTCCAGGGAATACAAGCAATTGTTCAAGGAATTTGCCGAACACTTTAAAGATGAAATGAAGGCCATCGGTGACGAGACCTTGCAGCAGGAAGTTGATGTGCTGGAGAAATTGAGCTTGTATTAA